One genomic segment of Rubripirellula tenax includes these proteins:
- a CDS encoding hybrid sensor histidine kinase/response regulator, which produces MEFEDPEIIQEFVVESAEHLADIENQLLTIEEAGANIDIDLVNTVFRGVHSIKGAAGFLALTTINKLAHSLENVLNLMRERALVPTTATVDVMLRSADQLRTLLENVSESNSVDVGDFIVDLDAVAAGTYGEEQEVTEDDEIEDVELNADDSLAAAEALIAAMEASGTTCIQSMPTPAKKTKKPAAKRTSTKKPAAKKAAVSKPAPKKAPARKSAAKAAPVASSLAAGPPAVAEPAPEIASPSAVPATIPDPKPVQELAAATKVNAESNIRVSVESLDRLMNLAGELVLGRNQLLQTIATGETSGLEAVANKINQVTCEMQDAIMQTRMQPIGNVFTRFTRVVRDLSAKLGKQCQLDIQGKEVEVDKTIVEAIADPLTHLVRNAVDHGLEMPAVRQAKGKPSQGNLRLRAFHQSGKVCIEISDDGAGINVDVIKSKAVEKGLISQDQATSMSDRDAYRLIFMPGFSTAEKLSDVSGRGVGMDVVRTNIERLGGTVEVSSKLGAGTKIEVTLPLTLAIIPSLIVRASEDRFAIPQANIVELVRVRGTEVANRIGRVKDAEVLRLRGSLLPLVRLGDVLVVKNATNLESSKISDGAINIIVVETGQLRYGIIVDGLFDSEEIVVKPLGHHLKNCRSLSGATILGDGRVALILDISGISQHAELGTSNDVAACAAAADAESENVAGDTQRLLLFDNSPGEQFAVPMGLVSRIERIKLSQTIRVGEQMLLQYPASTLPLLCLEDHIESKPRNEQDRLFVVVFETNGREVGLVAPILHDVRSVTAVVDDTTLREPGVIGSLVIDGTATRLLDMFELVLTAHPDWCQPKKEAAGAEALVTRILLAEDSKFFRNQVKKHLVANGYEITEADDGQEAWEKLSADPDGFDLVVTDIQMPRMDGFEFCATLKGDSRTAHVPVIALTSLAGDEDVRRGQECGVDDYQVKMDREKLLAAVERLKPKSTSASRRPLQTVS; this is translated from the coding sequence ATGGAATTCGAAGATCCAGAGATCATTCAAGAGTTTGTCGTTGAATCGGCAGAGCACCTTGCGGACATCGAAAACCAACTGCTGACAATTGAGGAAGCCGGTGCCAATATCGATATCGATTTGGTCAACACTGTCTTTCGTGGCGTGCACTCGATCAAAGGTGCGGCCGGATTCTTAGCTCTCACGACAATTAACAAATTGGCACACAGTCTAGAGAACGTGCTAAATCTGATGCGAGAGCGAGCACTTGTTCCGACGACGGCCACGGTGGACGTGATGCTCCGATCGGCCGACCAACTACGCACGCTTCTTGAGAACGTCAGCGAATCGAATTCCGTTGATGTCGGCGACTTCATCGTTGATCTCGATGCAGTTGCAGCAGGAACCTACGGCGAAGAGCAAGAAGTAACTGAAGACGACGAGATCGAAGACGTTGAACTCAACGCAGATGACTCACTTGCCGCAGCTGAGGCTTTGATTGCCGCGATGGAAGCATCGGGAACAACTTGCATTCAGTCCATGCCGACACCAGCGAAAAAGACGAAAAAGCCTGCAGCGAAACGAACATCGACCAAGAAACCAGCGGCGAAAAAGGCAGCGGTTAGCAAGCCAGCACCTAAGAAGGCACCCGCGAGAAAATCCGCAGCCAAAGCGGCTCCCGTAGCATCGTCACTCGCCGCAGGTCCACCGGCCGTCGCCGAGCCTGCGCCCGAAATCGCGTCGCCATCTGCAGTGCCAGCGACGATCCCTGACCCCAAACCCGTTCAAGAACTGGCAGCCGCCACGAAGGTTAACGCAGAGTCGAATATTCGTGTTTCGGTTGAGTCGCTTGATCGTTTGATGAATCTAGCCGGTGAACTGGTGTTGGGTCGAAACCAGCTGTTGCAAACAATCGCAACTGGGGAGACGAGCGGTTTGGAGGCTGTCGCCAACAAGATCAATCAAGTCACCTGCGAGATGCAAGACGCGATCATGCAGACTCGGATGCAGCCGATCGGCAATGTCTTCACTCGGTTTACTCGCGTCGTACGAGACCTAAGTGCCAAGCTAGGCAAGCAATGCCAACTGGATATCCAAGGCAAGGAAGTCGAAGTCGATAAAACGATCGTCGAAGCGATTGCCGACCCGTTGACGCATTTAGTTCGAAATGCGGTAGACCATGGCTTGGAAATGCCAGCCGTTCGCCAAGCGAAGGGAAAGCCATCGCAGGGAAATTTACGGCTGCGTGCATTCCATCAGTCCGGCAAGGTCTGCATTGAAATTTCGGACGATGGCGCCGGAATCAATGTCGATGTCATCAAGTCAAAGGCCGTCGAAAAAGGTTTGATCAGTCAGGATCAGGCGACTTCGATGTCGGATCGCGACGCCTATCGCTTGATCTTTATGCCAGGGTTTTCAACTGCGGAAAAGCTCAGTGACGTCAGTGGACGTGGTGTTGGGATGGACGTGGTGCGAACCAACATTGAACGCCTTGGCGGCACAGTCGAAGTCAGCTCAAAACTGGGTGCGGGAACGAAAATCGAAGTCACCTTGCCGTTGACGCTGGCAATCATCCCATCCTTAATCGTGCGAGCATCTGAAGACCGTTTTGCGATACCTCAGGCGAATATCGTCGAGCTTGTCCGCGTCCGAGGTACCGAGGTAGCCAATCGCATTGGCAGAGTGAAAGATGCGGAGGTGCTACGGTTGCGTGGTAGCTTGCTTCCGCTTGTTCGGCTCGGCGACGTTTTAGTAGTCAAGAATGCAACGAACCTAGAATCTAGCAAAATATCCGACGGCGCCATCAATATTATCGTTGTCGAAACTGGACAACTGCGATACGGAATCATCGTTGACGGCCTTTTCGATTCCGAAGAAATCGTTGTCAAGCCGCTCGGTCACCATCTCAAAAACTGCCGAAGCCTATCGGGAGCTACCATTCTTGGTGACGGACGCGTCGCTTTGATTTTGGATATCTCGGGCATTAGCCAACACGCTGAACTAGGAACATCCAACGATGTTGCTGCATGTGCGGCGGCGGCAGATGCCGAATCCGAAAACGTCGCTGGGGACACTCAACGCTTACTTCTGTTCGACAATTCACCGGGTGAGCAATTTGCCGTACCGATGGGGCTTGTCTCTCGGATCGAGCGAATCAAATTGTCTCAGACTATTCGAGTTGGCGAGCAAATGCTGCTGCAGTATCCAGCGTCGACGCTGCCGTTGCTTTGCCTCGAAGATCATATCGAATCGAAACCGCGAAACGAACAGGATCGACTGTTCGTCGTGGTGTTCGAAACCAATGGTCGAGAAGTCGGATTGGTCGCGCCGATTCTGCATGACGTTCGCAGCGTTACCGCAGTTGTCGATGACACCACGCTTCGTGAACCTGGTGTGATCGGATCATTGGTCATCGACGGTACGGCGACTCGCCTGCTTGACATGTTTGAACTCGTGCTGACCGCACATCCGGATTGGTGTCAACCGAAGAAGGAAGCCGCTGGGGCCGAGGCATTGGTAACAAGAATTCTGCTCGCAGAAGATTCGAAGTTCTTTCGCAACCAAGTCAAAAAGCACCTCGTCGCGAACGGCTATGAAATCACTGAAGCAGACGACGGACAAGAGGCCTGGGAAAAGCTGTCCGCAGATCCCGACGGCTTCGACCTTGTCGTGACCGACATTCAGATGCCGCGAATGGATGGATTCGAGTTTTGTGCGACGCTAAAAGGCGATTCGCGAACGGCCCATGTTCCGGTTATCGCGTTGACTTCGCTAGCCGGCGATGAAGACGTACGAAGAGGACAGGAGTGCGGCGTCGACGATTATCAGGTCAAGATGGACCGAGAGAAACTTCTTGCGGCTGTTGAACGGCTGAAGCCGAAGTCGACATCCGCGAGTCGTCGTCCATTGCAAACGGTTAGCTAA
- a CDS encoding chemotaxis protein CheW codes for MTSNNSTAVIDETQTTQYVTFYVGKLLIGLPIDQVQEINRHFDVTQVPHADASIRGVINLRGEVVSVLDLPKILGFGPAEVTRTSRNVIIHHLGERIGLIVDDIADILPIPKNEIRIAPANVKGVEGRFFRGVYTTNTQIAVILDVSETLATDSNASQT; via the coding sequence ATGACATCGAACAACTCCACTGCCGTGATCGACGAAACACAGACGACCCAGTATGTCACGTTTTACGTCGGAAAATTGTTAATCGGATTGCCCATCGACCAGGTGCAAGAAATAAATCGTCACTTCGACGTGACCCAGGTCCCGCATGCCGACGCATCGATTCGCGGAGTCATCAATCTGCGTGGCGAGGTCGTCAGCGTCCTCGACTTACCGAAGATACTCGGTTTCGGTCCTGCCGAAGTCACGCGAACCAGTCGCAACGTGATCATCCATCACCTGGGTGAACGGATCGGTTTGATCGTCGATGACATCGCCGACATCCTTCCCATCCCGAAGAACGAAATCCGAATCGCGCCTGCGAATGTCAAAGGCGTCGAGGGAAGGTTCTTTCGTGGTGTCTATACCACCAATACACAGATCGCCGTGATCTTAGATGTCAGCGAAACGCTGGCCACCGACAGCAACGCTTCTCAGACCTAG
- a CDS encoding methyl-accepting chemotaxis protein, with translation MLKLSIRNKLIATCMLCGILPTLLIGSMAWNAGNRMAENTALEYKVIAASVADKIDRNLFERYGDVQAFGLNHAVRDQGSWYVQGEENPIVAAMNDYVDTYDIYYLTLLVDLDGKLIAVNDKDADGSPIDSTAVYDYDFGNETWFRDAKQGNYYSSSDGSFTGTVVEHLYEDNLVKSIFKDEGLALGFSAPVRGPDGKVIAYWKNVTKFGLVEEIFQATYAELKERNIASAELTLLDDEGNVIIDYDPTTSGSTEVSRDMKVIGNLNLVTAGVEVAKRVVAGEAGSTTDALHARKQEIQCAGFAPLKGALGFPGMKWSVLVRVHPSEALAGVNSLKTALLASAGFVFVVITGGAFFIARRLTSPIRSTVTTLTGMAGGDLTQRMTTGSGDEFDEMAHSFNEFARSIEFAIQGLACNADNLDLSSTELASVSQELASGASDATGQSGTVAAAAEEMSVNMSNIARSTEEVSRNVKHAANSVVQMNASIGEVAENAERAASVAGNAATLVQLSDKKIEDLGSAADEIGKVIQVIQDIAEQTNLLALNATIEAARAGEAGKGFAVVATEVKELAKQTAAATDDIRRRVEGIQHSTGDAVHAIREISEVIGNVNEVSRTIAAAVEEQRIMSQQISDTVNQTALAAETVAKGVSESAIASEEITQNISRVDRVLQSTAAGAAQSRSAGDNFSKLSGEMKGLISKFKTGVSV, from the coding sequence ATGTTAAAACTATCCATCCGAAATAAGTTGATTGCTACGTGCATGCTTTGCGGGATTCTGCCTACACTGCTGATCGGCAGCATGGCATGGAATGCTGGAAATCGCATGGCCGAAAATACTGCGCTCGAATACAAGGTAATTGCGGCCAGTGTTGCCGATAAGATCGATCGGAATTTGTTTGAACGCTACGGGGATGTGCAAGCGTTCGGTCTCAACCACGCCGTACGCGACCAAGGTTCTTGGTACGTGCAAGGCGAAGAAAATCCAATCGTTGCGGCGATGAACGACTACGTCGACACGTACGATATTTACTACCTGACTTTGTTGGTGGATCTTGACGGTAAGTTGATCGCAGTCAATGACAAAGACGCTGACGGATCGCCGATCGATTCAACAGCCGTCTATGACTATGACTTTGGCAACGAGACTTGGTTCCGAGATGCAAAACAGGGGAACTACTATTCGTCATCGGATGGTTCGTTTACGGGCACTGTGGTGGAGCACCTTTATGAAGACAATTTGGTAAAAAGTATTTTCAAGGACGAAGGATTGGCGTTGGGTTTCTCGGCGCCCGTTCGTGGTCCAGACGGCAAAGTAATCGCCTACTGGAAAAACGTTACCAAGTTCGGTTTGGTCGAAGAAATTTTCCAAGCAACCTACGCAGAATTGAAAGAGCGGAACATCGCGTCGGCTGAGCTGACGTTGCTCGACGATGAAGGTAACGTCATCATCGACTACGATCCGACAACAAGCGGATCGACGGAAGTCTCACGCGACATGAAGGTCATTGGCAATCTCAATCTGGTCACCGCTGGTGTCGAAGTCGCTAAGCGAGTTGTGGCGGGTGAAGCAGGATCTACGACGGATGCATTGCATGCTCGTAAGCAAGAGATTCAGTGTGCGGGTTTCGCACCGCTCAAGGGGGCTTTGGGTTTTCCCGGAATGAAATGGAGTGTATTGGTTCGGGTTCATCCATCGGAAGCGCTTGCGGGCGTGAACAGTCTGAAAACGGCTTTGTTAGCCTCGGCCGGTTTCGTGTTCGTTGTTATCACGGGCGGTGCGTTCTTCATCGCTCGCCGATTGACAAGTCCGATCCGATCGACGGTTACGACGCTCACCGGAATGGCAGGCGGCGACTTGACCCAACGGATGACCACTGGATCGGGCGATGAGTTCGACGAAATGGCTCATTCCTTCAACGAGTTCGCTCGCTCGATTGAGTTTGCTATTCAAGGGCTTGCCTGCAACGCTGATAACTTGGATCTCTCGTCGACCGAGTTGGCATCGGTATCGCAAGAGCTGGCAAGCGGTGCCAGCGACGCGACCGGCCAATCGGGAACGGTTGCAGCGGCTGCCGAAGAAATGTCGGTAAACATGAGCAACATTGCTCGATCGACCGAAGAAGTTTCGCGTAATGTGAAGCACGCTGCGAACTCCGTGGTTCAGATGAATGCATCGATCGGTGAAGTTGCCGAGAATGCTGAGCGAGCGGCGTCGGTTGCCGGCAACGCGGCTACTTTGGTTCAACTGAGCGATAAGAAGATCGAAGATCTGGGAAGTGCTGCTGATGAGATCGGTAAGGTCATCCAAGTGATCCAAGATATTGCCGAGCAAACGAACTTGTTGGCATTGAACGCTACTATCGAAGCTGCCCGAGCGGGTGAAGCTGGAAAGGGATTCGCAGTGGTTGCGACCGAGGTCAAGGAATTGGCGAAGCAAACCGCTGCTGCGACAGATGATATTCGTCGACGCGTTGAAGGAATCCAGCACTCGACTGGTGATGCGGTGCACGCGATCCGAGAAATCAGCGAAGTGATCGGAAACGTGAATGAAGTTTCTCGCACCATTGCTGCTGCGGTGGAAGAGCAACGGATCATGAGCCAGCAGATCTCGGATACCGTCAACCAAACGGCATTGGCTGCGGAAACGGTTGCCAAGGGTGTCAGTGAATCGGCAATTGCCAGCGAAGAAATCACCCAGAACATTAGCCGTGTGGATCGTGTTCTCCAATCGACGGCTGCTGGTGCAGCGCAAAGCCGTTCGGCAGGAGACAATTTCTCGAAACTGTCCGGCGAAATGAAGGGACTCATTTCTAAGTTTAAGACGGGTGTGAGCGTCTAA
- a CDS encoding protein-glutamate methylesterase/protein-glutamine glutaminase, producing the protein MSDKIRVLVVDDSTVFRKIVRDSLASIPSVEIVGHAENGAVALAKIDELKPDLVTLDIEMPDVSGIDVLRQIRGISPTTTAIMVSSLTGTGARSTMQALALGAFDFILKPSGADLQQNIQQLQSDFAPKIEALLTSRRPRMGTSKEIRQASPTTPIPQTQFEPQIVVIGTSTGGPTALTRMLPMLPANFPVPILLVQHMPPMFTKTLADDLNRLCKIEVREAIGGEQPQAGQVFIAPGGRHMKAVRTSSGVYLRVTDDEPVLSCRPSVDYLFRSVAKAYDQILAVIMTGMGDDGSRSVQEMRGSNLKVIAQDEASCTVYGMPRAIVEQGNANIVCPLDSIAGAINRTVGRAVLTKSGVMSCN; encoded by the coding sequence ATGTCAGACAAAATTCGCGTTTTGGTAGTCGACGATTCGACCGTCTTTCGAAAAATCGTACGGGACTCCCTGGCAAGTATCCCCAGTGTCGAAATAGTCGGGCATGCTGAAAACGGCGCAGTCGCGCTGGCAAAGATCGACGAGCTGAAACCGGATCTCGTGACGTTGGATATCGAGATGCCTGACGTCAGCGGGATTGACGTCTTGCGCCAGATCCGGGGCATTAGCCCTACAACAACTGCGATCATGGTAAGCAGTCTGACCGGTACGGGTGCGCGTTCGACGATGCAAGCTCTGGCACTTGGCGCGTTTGACTTTATTTTGAAGCCTTCCGGCGCGGACCTTCAACAAAACATTCAGCAACTTCAATCGGACTTTGCGCCAAAGATCGAAGCGTTGCTTACCAGTCGCCGCCCTCGGATGGGGACCAGCAAAGAGATTCGCCAAGCGTCGCCGACGACACCGATTCCACAGACTCAATTCGAGCCCCAAATTGTAGTCATCGGTACGTCGACCGGCGGCCCCACAGCTTTGACGCGAATGTTGCCGATGCTACCAGCAAACTTCCCGGTTCCAATTCTATTGGTTCAGCACATGCCGCCTATGTTTACAAAAACATTGGCCGACGACTTGAATCGACTATGTAAGATCGAAGTGCGTGAAGCAATCGGCGGCGAACAACCGCAGGCAGGCCAAGTCTTCATCGCGCCCGGTGGAAGGCACATGAAAGCCGTACGTACATCAAGCGGCGTCTATTTGAGAGTTACCGACGACGAACCCGTGCTGAGTTGTCGGCCCTCGGTCGACTATCTCTTTCGATCGGTAGCTAAGGCATACGACCAAATTTTGGCTGTCATCATGACAGGCATGGGTGACGATGGAAGTCGCAGCGTGCAAGAGATGCGGGGCAGTAATTTGAAAGTGATCGCGCAAGACGAAGCAAGCTGCACCGTTTACGGAATGCCGCGTGCCATCGTCGAACAAGGAAACGCGAATATCGTTTGTCCGTTGGACAGCATCGCCGGGGCCATTAACAGAACGGTCGGCAGAGCCGTGCTAACGAAATCAGGGGTGATGTCGTGCAACTAG
- a CDS encoding CheR family methyltransferase yields the protein MIEARLGELVDRFHCGSYQELANQARSLMNDALRREIVDKMTTNETLFFRDRSPFEALQHKIIPHLIDAKEKTAYPTRLRIWSAGCSTGQEPYSIAMTLSEMIPDIHDWDISIFATDVSDDAIKTASTGVYAAHHVERGLPSQFREKYFQPSTGGWQVTDAIRSLIRFQRANLLEPFTGFGRFDVIFCRNVAIYFTPERRVDLFKRFADSLSADGYLFVGSAEAPSDLTHRFFPEDHCRSTVYRPHGSTSLT from the coding sequence TTGATTGAAGCTCGCCTGGGCGAACTTGTCGATCGATTTCATTGCGGCAGCTATCAAGAACTTGCCAATCAAGCACGTTCGTTGATGAACGATGCTTTAAGACGCGAGATCGTCGATAAAATGACGACAAACGAGACTTTGTTCTTTCGTGACCGTTCGCCGTTCGAAGCACTGCAGCACAAAATCATCCCTCACCTGATTGATGCAAAAGAGAAAACGGCTTATCCGACGCGACTTCGCATTTGGTCGGCCGGATGCAGTACCGGTCAAGAACCGTACAGCATCGCGATGACACTTAGCGAGATGATTCCAGATATTCATGACTGGGACATCTCGATCTTCGCTACCGACGTTTCCGATGACGCGATCAAAACCGCGAGCACGGGTGTTTACGCCGCCCACCACGTGGAACGCGGATTGCCATCCCAGTTTCGCGAAAAGTACTTTCAGCCTTCGACGGGCGGATGGCAGGTTACCGATGCGATTCGATCGCTAATCCGGTTTCAGCGGGCGAATCTGCTTGAGCCATTCACCGGATTCGGGCGATTTGATGTCATTTTTTGTCGCAACGTAGCGATCTATTTTACGCCTGAACGCCGAGTCGATTTGTTCAAGCGTTTCGCCGACTCGCTGTCTGCCGACGGCTATCTATTCGTCGGATCGGCCGAGGCACCGAGCGATTTGACGCATCGCTTTTTTCCGGAAGACCATTGTCGATCGACGGTTTATCGCCCCCACGGCAGCACATCGTTGACTTGA
- a CDS encoding FG-GAP-like repeat-containing protein, whose protein sequence is MVAEPEPRLKSVDSLESRLADAERFLESGQYGEATTAIEAVLIEQPNHGYGQLLSAQIKHGQGNTREALAILNEAEENSPEYAERFINESARLLISDEDIIGAITQYERLLKISPGDTKTRRLIASLFNQLGLRFDANEHFRVLCRSVPMEIHELRCLLAPTSDVGRTKATQWASQSDQSLVDALADLNRNRIEECVAQLRNEPLVQQKNPAAMCLLGFALSMQRDDDAFTRWYAQREKAWDRYPDFWIAIGNAMTLAGKHDDGIRAYAAAVAREPMHRSAVLRLGQSLAAVGQTDDAKLVMARAKEIGDLVELVGEVAAAPKSSANAFNILTSEQSRMGQPYQAWAWRFIGTSLFDPRSATMQHHAMGLASAKSLFDRDKQRSVSLCHVKVEPLTYADLRSDLDKATEPIAASDSQRWSQNSSATPVYQNVAQRTGLDFRYINANPVVHKDFLLHQALGAGIACIDFDLDGRVDVYAAQGGFNVSPRKREGSEPASSNAMFRNLGNRFVEVCTKANSDDLGYSMGVTAGDWNQDGFQDLVIGNMFANTLMINQGDGTFHKATTGKQWNRGVYTTGVAIADLNGDALPEILEVNYVDDERIFTAIKYGADGKPLRYPGPTQFRAGVDRVFFSVGDGSMASSILAESPNDPDRRAAMGLVVGDFDGKPGNEVFVANDQTANHFWKANRSDVDIPNRFTDLALVQGVGLGVRGMPLASMGVAVADFDHNGRPDLHVTTFNDELSNHFLQQPSGAFDDQVVASGIGRHSREHVGFGTQAVDFDNNSTEDLWVGNGHIEDFNDGQDFKMPIQLLIHSQDGFQQADLPDDEPFFQAKHLSRALARLDWNNDGLVDVVVGDLEEPLALLENQTETSNGWVSIQLVGTRCERDAIGAKIEVQAGGETLNSFVCTGDGYMCRNQNRVFVGLGQHAKIDSLAVDWPDGTRQVTTSLSVNQHIIVTQGIDDVFVCD, encoded by the coding sequence GTGGTCGCCGAACCCGAGCCGCGGTTGAAATCGGTTGATTCGCTGGAAAGTCGACTTGCCGACGCTGAGAGGTTTCTGGAATCTGGCCAATACGGTGAAGCGACCACCGCGATCGAAGCTGTTTTGATCGAGCAACCTAATCACGGCTATGGTCAGCTTCTTTCCGCGCAGATCAAGCACGGTCAGGGTAACACGCGAGAAGCACTAGCGATTTTGAACGAGGCAGAAGAAAACTCGCCCGAGTATGCGGAACGGTTCATCAATGAATCGGCACGCCTTTTGATTTCTGACGAGGATATCATCGGGGCGATCACACAGTACGAACGTTTGCTGAAAATTTCGCCTGGGGATACGAAGACGCGTCGCTTGATTGCGTCTTTGTTCAATCAACTTGGCTTGCGTTTTGATGCGAACGAACATTTTCGAGTTTTGTGTCGATCCGTGCCGATGGAGATTCACGAACTGCGGTGTTTGTTGGCCCCAACGTCTGATGTTGGACGAACCAAGGCGACTCAATGGGCAAGCCAATCAGACCAGTCGCTCGTCGATGCACTTGCAGATCTGAACAGAAACCGAATCGAGGAGTGCGTCGCCCAACTCCGAAACGAACCTCTGGTGCAGCAGAAGAATCCAGCGGCAATGTGTTTGCTGGGATTTGCGCTCAGCATGCAACGTGATGACGATGCCTTTACCCGCTGGTACGCGCAGCGAGAAAAAGCCTGGGATCGGTATCCTGATTTTTGGATCGCGATAGGCAATGCAATGACTTTGGCCGGCAAACACGATGACGGAATCCGTGCGTACGCAGCCGCCGTCGCTCGCGAGCCGATGCACCGATCGGCCGTTTTGCGACTTGGTCAGTCTCTTGCGGCTGTAGGGCAAACCGACGATGCCAAACTTGTAATGGCACGGGCGAAAGAAATCGGAGACTTGGTCGAATTGGTCGGCGAAGTTGCAGCGGCGCCCAAGTCATCCGCGAATGCGTTCAACATTTTGACTTCGGAACAATCGCGAATGGGACAGCCCTATCAGGCTTGGGCATGGCGGTTCATTGGAACGTCTCTGTTTGATCCACGCAGTGCCACCATGCAACACCATGCAATGGGTTTGGCGAGTGCTAAGTCTTTGTTTGACCGCGACAAACAACGCTCAGTTTCGCTTTGCCACGTCAAAGTCGAACCGCTAACGTACGCTGACCTCCGGTCTGATCTTGATAAAGCCACTGAGCCGATAGCGGCTAGCGATTCACAACGTTGGTCGCAAAATTCCAGCGCAACGCCGGTGTATCAAAATGTGGCACAGCGGACGGGGCTAGATTTTCGATACATCAACGCCAATCCTGTGGTGCACAAAGATTTTCTGTTGCATCAGGCTCTGGGTGCTGGGATCGCCTGCATCGACTTCGACTTAGATGGACGCGTTGACGTTTACGCGGCCCAAGGTGGATTCAATGTCTCGCCACGCAAACGTGAAGGGTCTGAACCGGCATCTTCCAATGCAATGTTCCGCAATCTTGGCAATCGTTTTGTTGAGGTCTGCACAAAAGCAAACTCGGATGACCTGGGCTATTCAATGGGTGTAACGGCCGGCGATTGGAATCAAGATGGATTTCAGGATCTGGTCATCGGAAACATGTTCGCCAACACGCTGATGATCAATCAAGGCGACGGGACTTTTCACAAAGCGACAACAGGGAAACAGTGGAACCGTGGCGTTTACACGACCGGTGTTGCCATCGCCGATCTCAATGGCGACGCCCTGCCTGAAATATTGGAAGTGAACTACGTCGACGACGAACGAATTTTCACGGCGATAAAGTATGGAGCCGATGGCAAACCACTTCGGTATCCAGGTCCCACGCAGTTTCGAGCCGGTGTCGATCGCGTCTTCTTTAGCGTTGGCGATGGGTCAATGGCGTCGTCGATTCTTGCCGAATCACCGAACGATCCGGATCGGCGGGCCGCGATGGGATTGGTCGTCGGAGACTTCGACGGCAAACCAGGCAACGAAGTGTTTGTCGCTAATGACCAAACGGCAAACCACTTTTGGAAAGCGAACCGCTCTGACGTGGACATTCCCAATCGTTTTACGGACCTGGCTCTGGTGCAAGGCGTTGGGCTGGGCGTACGTGGAATGCCGTTAGCAAGCATGGGAGTTGCTGTGGCGGATTTTGACCACAATGGCCGGCCCGATTTGCATGTCACCACCTTCAATGATGAACTCTCCAACCACTTTCTTCAGCAGCCAAGCGGCGCGTTTGACGATCAAGTAGTCGCATCGGGAATCGGACGACACTCACGTGAACACGTCGGCTTCGGAACGCAAGCAGTCGACTTCGACAACAACTCAACCGAAGATCTTTGGGTTGGAAATGGTCACATCGAAGACTTTAACGATGGCCAGGACTTCAAGATGCCTATCCAACTGCTGATCCATTCGCAAGACGGTTTCCAGCAGGCGGACCTTCCTGACGACGAGCCCTTTTTTCAAGCGAAACACCTCAGCCGAGCACTGGCGCGACTCGACTGGAACAATGACGGGTTGGTCGATGTCGTGGTAGGCGATTTGGAAGAACCTTTGGCTCTTTTGGAAAATCAAACAGAAACGTCGAATGGTTGGGTCAGCATTCAGTTGGTAGGAACCCGTTGTGAGCGCGATGCGATCGGCGCCAAAATCGAAGTCCAAGCCGGCGGTGAAACGCTCAATTCTTTTGTGTGTACCGGTGACGGATATATGTGTCGAAATCAAAATCGCGTGTTCGTCGGCCTTGGCCAGCATGCTAAGATTGACAGCCTTGCCGTTGACTGGCCTGATGGGACAAGGCAAGTCACAACCTCATTGTCGGTCAATCAACACATCATCGTTACGCAAGGAATCGACGATGTGTTCGTGTGCGACTGA